In one window of Meiothermus sp. DNA:
- a CDS encoding phosphoribosyltransferase family protein: METYPITIGKITRHVPVVETLPGVHIPLIELMGDVELVQAAAEALVKHLPPETDTLLTLETSPIVLAHAMSAISGKPYVVVRRKRRPYMQDPIIQEVESLTLGVTETLWLDSRMAEKLLGQNVALVFDVVSSGGTMMALEKVAKKAGANVVARLAAFHQGSSKLPITFLTEIPILQTA, encoded by the coding sequence ATGGAAACCTATCCCATCACGATTGGCAAAATTACCCGTCATGTGCCTGTGGTCGAGACCTTGCCGGGTGTTCACATCCCCCTGATTGAGCTGATGGGCGATGTAGAACTGGTGCAAGCGGCAGCGGAAGCGCTGGTCAAACATTTGCCGCCCGAGACCGATACCCTGCTGACCCTCGAGACTTCCCCCATTGTGCTGGCCCACGCTATGAGCGCCATTTCCGGCAAACCCTACGTAGTGGTGCGCCGCAAACGCCGCCCCTACATGCAAGACCCCATCATCCAGGAAGTGGAGTCGCTGACACTGGGCGTTACCGAGACCCTCTGGCTCGATAGCCGCATGGCCGAGAAGCTCCTGGGCCAGAACGTGGCCCTGGTCTTCGATGTGGTCTCGTCCGGGGGTACCATGATGGCTTTGGAAAAAGTCGCCAAGAAAGCGGGGGCCAACGTGGTGGCCCGGCTGGCGGCCTTCCACCAGGGCAGCAGCAAGCTCCCCATCACCTTCCTTACGGAAATCCCCATTTTGCAGACGGCTTGA
- a CDS encoding SpoIID/LytB domain-containing protein, translating to MQWAFVLASSLGVGLLLASLQQNQPPPALPSGQSIRVLLSYRMGAGSFETQYLFPDLMILPQGGSVQVLSGPSRENLQPVATVLADKPLNFNLQNGTLVATFEGLSLALEAFVQLKPADPTSPVQYRLLSTPRESLLEYPGELWLENRGSGLLVVNSVDFQDYLKRVLPSEMPVSFHPEALKAQAVAARTYAFARQQAGTFWNQFGADVDDSVSEQVYNNTRTHPATNAAVDATRNQILTFQGTPIQSFFFSTSPGATASIEEVWMERPAVPYLQGRTQTNPLTVSIRNEAEALAFFQNWNPEGFYDAASPFWRWKLRLTREELEALLSRTLPERARTAPPFVLTPEGPLSPDAPGFALGTLQQIRALKRTSGGYVTELEIQTSTGRYRVRRESHIRNLLRPSKTFTGGSDVALERWQGGPRLNFPTLPSAAFALQEERDAQGQLLYITFWGGGFGHGVGMSQYGALGLALRGYDYRQILEHFYPGAKLETLR from the coding sequence ATGCAGTGGGCGTTTGTGTTGGCCTCCTCCCTGGGCGTGGGCTTGCTGCTGGCTTCCCTCCAGCAAAACCAGCCTCCACCTGCGCTGCCCAGCGGTCAGAGCATCCGGGTGTTGCTTTCCTACCGGATGGGGGCAGGCTCCTTTGAGACGCAGTATCTTTTCCCAGACCTGATGATTCTGCCCCAGGGGGGAAGTGTACAGGTTTTGAGTGGCCCCAGCCGCGAGAACCTTCAGCCCGTCGCCACGGTCCTGGCCGACAAGCCCTTGAATTTCAACCTGCAAAACGGAACCTTGGTAGCTACTTTTGAAGGACTGTCGCTGGCCCTCGAGGCCTTCGTTCAACTCAAACCCGCCGACCCCACAAGCCCCGTGCAGTACCGCCTGCTCTCTACCCCTCGGGAGAGCCTTCTCGAGTACCCCGGCGAGCTGTGGCTGGAAAACCGAGGCAGCGGCCTGCTGGTGGTCAATAGCGTAGATTTTCAGGACTACCTCAAGCGGGTGCTGCCCAGCGAGATGCCGGTCAGTTTCCACCCGGAAGCCCTCAAGGCCCAGGCCGTGGCGGCCCGCACCTATGCTTTTGCCAGGCAGCAAGCCGGCACCTTCTGGAACCAGTTTGGGGCCGATGTAGACGACTCGGTGAGCGAGCAGGTCTATAACAACACCCGCACCCATCCCGCTACCAACGCGGCGGTGGACGCTACCCGCAATCAGATTCTGACCTTTCAGGGAACCCCCATCCAGAGCTTTTTCTTCTCCACCAGCCCCGGTGCCACGGCCAGCATCGAGGAGGTCTGGATGGAGCGGCCTGCAGTGCCTTACCTGCAAGGGCGCACCCAGACCAACCCCCTCACCGTCTCGATTCGCAACGAGGCCGAGGCACTGGCTTTTTTTCAGAACTGGAACCCCGAGGGTTTTTACGATGCCGCCTCGCCCTTCTGGCGCTGGAAACTGCGCCTGACCCGTGAGGAGCTGGAAGCCCTGCTCAGCCGCACCCTACCCGAAAGGGCCCGTACCGCCCCCCCGTTTGTGCTTACCCCCGAAGGCCCCCTCTCCCCCGACGCGCCGGGGTTTGCGCTGGGAACCCTGCAACAAATCCGGGCTCTCAAGCGCACCTCCGGCGGCTACGTGACCGAGTTGGAAATCCAGACCTCCACCGGGCGCTACCGGGTGCGGCGCGAGTCGCACATCCGTAATCTGTTGCGTCCAAGCAAAACCTTTACCGGTGGGAGCGACGTGGCGCTCGAGCGCTGGCAGGGCGGGCCCCGCTTGAATTTCCCGACCCTCCCCAGCGCAGCTTTTGCCCTACAAGAAGAGCGCGATGCCCAGGGCCAACTGCTGTACATCACCTTCTGGGGCGGGGGCTTTGGGCATGGGGTGGGCATGAGCCAGTACGGGGCGCTGGGCCTGGCCCTGCGGGGTTACGATTATCGGCAGATTCTGGAGCATTTCTATCCGGGCGCAAAGCTCGAGACCCTGCGCTAA
- a CDS encoding methylmalonyl-CoA mutase has translation MSQPRPKHAWMRETYQKSLQKMPERKVAHKTLSDIAPEPLYTPEDLKDFNYEEKLGHPGEYPYTRGVYGSMYRSRLWTMRMFAGFGTAEQTNERFKKLLAAGQSGLSTAFDLPTLMGYDSDHPLSKGEVGKCGVAVSSLADMEILFEGINLEEVTTSMTINSPANAIWAMYLAAAQKKGYRWEKLGGTIQNDILKEFIAQKEFIFPPEPSVKLVIDTFEWGPKHVPKWNFISVSGYHIREAGSTAVQELAFTLADGFEYVEWALKRGLDIDEFAPRISFFFNAHNDFFEEICKFRAARRIWAKEMRHRYGAKKELSWMLRTHAQTAGVSLTAQQPLINISRVAIQALAAVLGGTNSLHTDAHDEALALPTEESAKIALRTQQIIAYETGVTHTADPLAGSYYVEWLTDQMEAQAMQIISEIRRMGGVVRAIDEGYFLREIADASYRFQQEVERGERIIVGVNAFQDEGLQVPIQLIDPAVEQVQNQRLAQVRRERDPIAVQMALEGLRQAAKEGRNTMPHFVECALAYCTLGEMMDELRAVYGVYEEPVLV, from the coding sequence ATGTCACAGCCCAGACCCAAGCATGCCTGGATGCGGGAAACCTACCAGAAGTCGCTGCAAAAAATGCCCGAGCGCAAGGTCGCGCACAAGACCCTGTCGGACATTGCCCCCGAGCCGCTCTACACCCCTGAAGACCTGAAGGATTTCAACTACGAGGAAAAACTGGGCCACCCCGGCGAGTACCCCTACACCCGTGGGGTGTATGGCTCAATGTACCGCAGCCGGCTGTGGACCATGCGCATGTTTGCTGGGTTTGGCACTGCGGAGCAGACCAACGAGCGCTTCAAAAAGCTTCTGGCCGCCGGACAGAGCGGGCTTTCCACCGCCTTCGACCTGCCCACCCTGATGGGCTACGACTCCGACCACCCGCTCTCCAAGGGCGAGGTGGGCAAGTGCGGCGTAGCGGTAAGCAGCCTGGCCGACATGGAGATTCTCTTCGAGGGCATCAACCTGGAAGAGGTCACCACCTCCATGACCATCAACTCCCCTGCCAATGCCATCTGGGCCATGTACCTGGCCGCCGCCCAAAAGAAGGGCTACCGTTGGGAGAAGCTGGGCGGCACCATCCAGAACGACATCCTGAAAGAGTTCATCGCCCAAAAGGAATTCATCTTCCCTCCCGAGCCTTCGGTCAAGCTGGTCATCGACACCTTCGAGTGGGGGCCCAAACACGTACCCAAGTGGAACTTCATCTCGGTCTCGGGCTACCACATCCGCGAGGCCGGCTCCACCGCCGTGCAGGAGCTGGCTTTTACGCTGGCCGACGGCTTCGAGTACGTGGAGTGGGCCTTAAAGCGCGGTCTGGACATTGACGAGTTTGCCCCCCGCATCTCCTTCTTCTTCAACGCCCACAACGACTTCTTCGAGGAAATCTGCAAGTTCCGTGCGGCCCGGCGCATCTGGGCTAAGGAGATGCGGCACCGCTACGGGGCCAAAAAGGAACTGAGCTGGATGCTGCGCACCCACGCCCAGACCGCCGGGGTCTCACTCACCGCGCAGCAACCCTTGATTAACATCTCGAGGGTAGCCATCCAGGCCCTGGCCGCCGTGCTGGGCGGCACCAACAGCCTGCACACCGACGCTCACGACGAGGCTTTAGCCCTACCTACTGAGGAATCTGCCAAAATTGCCCTGCGTACCCAGCAGATCATCGCCTACGAAACCGGTGTGACCCACACCGCCGACCCCCTGGCCGGCAGCTACTACGTGGAGTGGCTCACAGACCAGATGGAGGCCCAGGCCATGCAGATTATCTCCGAAATCCGCCGGATGGGCGGGGTGGTTCGGGCCATTGACGAGGGCTACTTCCTGCGCGAGATTGCCGACGCCAGCTACCGCTTCCAGCAGGAAGTCGAGCGGGGGGAGCGCATCATCGTGGGGGTCAATGCCTTCCAGGACGAAGGGCTTCAGGTGCCCATCCAGCTGATTGATCCGGCGGTAGAGCAGGTACAAAACCAGCGGCTGGCCCAGGTACGGCGTGAGCGCGACCCCATCGCGGTGCAGATGGCCCTGGAAGGTTTGCGGCAAGCCGCCAAAGAAGGCCGCAACACCATGCCACACTTTGTGGAGTGCGCCCTGGCCTACTGCACCCTGGGCGAGATGATGGATGAACTCAGGGCGGTGTATGGGGTCTATGAGGAGCCGGTGCTGGTATAA
- a CDS encoding phosphoribosyltransferase family protein, with the protein MGVKTHPVDIAGVHRELPVVQVGPEVSVALFNMLGDTEVVEKAAEALAERMPPDIDTLVTPEVKAVPLAHALSRLTGKPYVVARKTEKPYMINPVSRTVISITTGKPQLLVLDGTDVPLLKGKKVAIVDDVVSTGSTLKGLSDLITDVGGVVGAVMAVFTEGSPREDVVALGHLPLFKPE; encoded by the coding sequence ATGGGCGTGAAAACGCATCCTGTGGATATTGCGGGGGTACATCGTGAACTACCCGTGGTTCAGGTAGGCCCCGAGGTCTCGGTGGCTTTGTTCAACATGTTGGGCGATACCGAAGTGGTTGAAAAGGCGGCAGAAGCCCTGGCCGAGCGAATGCCCCCCGATATCGATACCCTGGTGACCCCCGAAGTCAAGGCGGTGCCGCTGGCCCATGCGCTATCGCGCCTGACCGGAAAGCCCTATGTGGTGGCCCGCAAGACCGAAAAACCCTACATGATTAACCCGGTTTCGCGCACGGTAATCTCCATCACCACAGGCAAGCCCCAGCTCCTGGTGCTCGATGGCACGGACGTCCCTTTGCTCAAGGGCAAAAAGGTGGCCATTGTGGACGATGTGGTTTCCACGGGCAGTACCCTGAAGGGGCTCTCCGACCTCATTACCGACGTGGGTGGTGTGGTGGGGGCGGTGATGGCGGTGTTTACCGAAGGTTCCCCTCGAGAGGATGTGGTTGCGTTGGGCCACTTGCCACTCTTCAAGCCAGAATAG
- a CDS encoding bifunctional nuclease family protein: MVPAHIEGMGVDPGNGNLIVMLKAENNLFLPVVIGTLETQNIMIHLSGEKPPRPLGPDLFYNTLDLLGVKVLRLEIVDLKEGTFYGRLVLEQRGLEYEIDCRPSDGMALAIRANAPILIAEDVLKVAGINESKINPQGGTPQA; the protein is encoded by the coding sequence ATGGTGCCTGCACACATCGAAGGTATGGGGGTAGACCCCGGCAACGGAAACTTGATCGTGATGCTCAAGGCCGAAAACAACCTGTTTCTGCCGGTGGTGATTGGTACCCTGGAGACGCAGAACATCATGATTCACCTTTCCGGCGAGAAACCCCCCAGGCCGCTGGGGCCCGATCTGTTCTACAACACCCTGGATTTGCTGGGGGTAAAGGTGTTGCGGCTGGAGATTGTTGATCTCAAGGAGGGCACTTTTTACGGGCGGTTAGTGCTGGAGCAGCGTGGGCTGGAGTACGAGATAGACTGTCGCCCCTCTGACGGCATGGCCCTGGCCATTCGAGCCAATGCCCCCATTCTGATTGCCGAGGACGTACTTAAGGTAGCCGGCATCAACGAGTCGAAAATCAACCCTCAGGGCGGAACCCCCCAGGCCTAG
- a CDS encoding alpha/beta fold hydrolase, whose protein sequence is MSLFTYHKPRALLPYALYVPPGKPPRGGWPLILFLHGSGERGQDGQKQVTAGLGPAIEENPKAWPAVVLMPQCPKDEQWRGEPLNRAYKLLGQVEAQHQTNPRRVYLTGLSMGGYGSWNLACEHPKRFAAVAPICGAADPFWVWQRLSKVPVWNFHGAADEVVPVSFSRALADALAKAGNTQARFSEYPTEKHHVWNRVYREPDFIHWLFAQRRK, encoded by the coding sequence ATGTCCCTTTTCACTTACCACAAACCCCGCGCTCTACTGCCCTATGCCCTCTATGTCCCCCCTGGCAAACCCCCCAGGGGCGGCTGGCCGCTAATCCTGTTTCTGCACGGCTCCGGCGAACGCGGCCAGGATGGCCAAAAGCAGGTCACAGCAGGCCTGGGCCCGGCCATTGAAGAAAACCCCAAAGCCTGGCCTGCGGTGGTGCTTATGCCTCAGTGCCCCAAAGATGAACAGTGGCGAGGAGAGCCGCTGAACCGAGCCTACAAGCTACTGGGTCAGGTTGAAGCCCAGCACCAAACCAACCCCCGCCGGGTCTACCTGACGGGCCTTTCGATGGGCGGCTACGGCAGCTGGAACCTGGCCTGCGAGCACCCCAAACGCTTTGCTGCCGTTGCGCCCATCTGCGGAGCCGCCGACCCTTTTTGGGTCTGGCAACGGCTCTCCAAGGTGCCGGTCTGGAACTTTCACGGGGCCGCCGACGAGGTCGTACCGGTCAGCTTTTCCCGCGCCCTGGCCGATGCGCTGGCCAAAGCGGGCAACACCCAGGCCCGCTTCAGCGAGTACCCCACGGAAAAACACCATGTCTGGAACCGGGTTTACAGAGAACCCGACTTCATTCACTGGCTATTTGCCCAGCGGCGCAAATGA
- a CDS encoding P1 family peptidase: MKPGSHNAITDVPGIQVGHYTDLENLTGVTVIFPEDGAVAGVDVRGSAPGTRETDLLNPVNLVEKVQAIVLSGGSAYGLEAAAGVMRWLEEHRQGYPVGNASTQAIVPIVPAAVIFDLLVGSATVRPSAEYGYRAAQNLKAGPVEQGVVGVGTGARNGGLKGGVGTASLAMPGGVVVGALVAANAHGRAHDPVTGEIYARFLEQNGEFGLKHPPKTPATPDYTDIFNDSFVRSNTVIGCVATNAKLTKAQAQKVAQMAHDGIARAVFPAHTMFDGDVIFCLATGEVEIEGPAELSRIGAVAADVFTRALVHGVLHAYSVGGLVSYRDLYDG, translated from the coding sequence ATGAAACCTGGTTCACATAACGCCATCACCGATGTTCCGGGTATCCAGGTCGGCCACTATACCGATTTAGAAAACCTCACCGGGGTTACCGTCATCTTCCCAGAGGATGGCGCGGTGGCAGGGGTGGATGTGCGCGGTAGCGCGCCGGGTACGCGCGAAACCGACTTGCTAAACCCTGTTAACCTGGTCGAAAAGGTGCAGGCTATTGTGCTGTCGGGCGGGAGTGCTTATGGTCTCGAGGCCGCCGCGGGAGTCATGCGCTGGCTCGAGGAACACCGCCAGGGCTACCCGGTCGGCAACGCGAGCACCCAGGCGATTGTGCCCATCGTGCCCGCCGCCGTCATTTTCGACCTGCTGGTGGGCAGCGCCACCGTGCGCCCCAGCGCCGAGTATGGCTACCGGGCGGCCCAGAACCTAAAAGCTGGCCCGGTTGAACAGGGGGTGGTGGGGGTGGGCACGGGGGCCCGCAATGGGGGGCTCAAGGGAGGGGTGGGCACGGCCAGCCTGGCCATGCCGGGTGGGGTGGTGGTGGGGGCCCTTGTGGCGGCCAACGCCCATGGCCGGGCCCACGACCCGGTGACGGGTGAAATTTATGCGCGGTTCCTGGAACAAAACGGCGAGTTTGGGCTCAAACATCCCCCCAAAACCCCTGCCACGCCCGACTATACCGACATCTTCAACGATTCCTTTGTCCGCAGCAACACCGTGATTGGATGTGTGGCCACCAACGCCAAGCTGACCAAGGCCCAGGCCCAAAAGGTGGCCCAGATGGCCCACGACGGCATAGCCCGGGCGGTCTTTCCGGCCCATACCATGTTCGATGGCGACGTTATTTTTTGCCTGGCCACCGGCGAGGTGGAAATAGAGGGCCCCGCCGAGCTCAGCCGCATTGGCGCGGTGGCCGCCGATGTGTTCACCCGGGCCCTGGTGCACGGGGTGCTGCATGCCTACTCGGTGGGAGGGTTGGTTTCTTACCGCGACCTGTACGATGGCTGA
- a CDS encoding M20 family metallopeptidase has product MNKHQLAQRAAQEVDVDEVVRLTQALVRIESYYPGPGEQPVVDFLEPYLRERGFKTTVQEVEPGRPNLIADLGEGPGGLILEGHTDVVTHGNLERWTVPPYEARLVDGRIYGRGACDMKGGLAAAICAAVAVQKVLGEPQKTLRLCIPCDEEGLMIGIKAFIRAGYAEGFAGAIICEPEENQVCLWQKGAMRVWVRFQGKMAHGAMPYAGANPIPSASRFVVALQTLQAALQVESQHEYLGLPWVTPTVFQAGAGEGQFNVMPDQVRVGLDIRTNPGQDHGALKTRLRQALEGSLEAGVSASLEVFEDRPATETPRETALVQAVEQGLQLLQMPLRYGGVPGATDGTFLWAWAGLPIVTIGPGGKTVPHQADEYIEVEELIAAARLYAATGVLMLT; this is encoded by the coding sequence ATGAATAAGCATCAACTCGCCCAAAGAGCTGCCCAGGAAGTAGATGTGGACGAAGTAGTGCGCCTGACCCAGGCCCTGGTTCGTATCGAGAGCTACTACCCGGGGCCCGGTGAGCAGCCGGTGGTGGATTTTCTGGAACCCTACCTGCGTGAGCGCGGCTTCAAGACCACCGTGCAAGAGGTAGAGCCGGGCCGCCCCAACCTGATCGCCGACCTGGGGGAAGGCCCCGGCGGGCTGATTCTGGAGGGGCACACCGATGTGGTTACGCATGGGAACCTCGAGCGCTGGACCGTCCCCCCCTACGAGGCCCGACTGGTGGATGGCCGCATCTATGGGCGCGGGGCTTGCGATATGAAAGGAGGGCTGGCGGCGGCCATCTGTGCGGCAGTGGCGGTACAAAAAGTGCTGGGAGAACCCCAGAAAACCCTCCGCCTGTGCATTCCCTGCGACGAAGAAGGCTTGATGATCGGCATCAAAGCCTTTATTCGGGCCGGCTACGCCGAGGGTTTTGCCGGGGCTATTATCTGCGAGCCGGAAGAAAACCAGGTGTGCTTATGGCAGAAGGGGGCCATGCGGGTCTGGGTGCGCTTTCAGGGCAAGATGGCCCACGGGGCCATGCCCTACGCCGGGGCCAACCCCATTCCCTCGGCCTCCCGCTTCGTGGTGGCCCTCCAAACACTTCAGGCCGCCTTGCAGGTCGAAAGCCAGCACGAGTACCTGGGGCTGCCCTGGGTTACCCCCACGGTGTTTCAGGCGGGGGCAGGGGAAGGGCAGTTCAACGTGATGCCAGACCAGGTGCGGGTGGGCCTGGACATCCGCACCAACCCCGGCCAGGATCACGGTGCGCTGAAAACCAGGCTCAGGCAAGCCCTGGAGGGGAGCCTCGAGGCCGGTGTAAGCGCGTCCCTGGAGGTCTTTGAAGACCGCCCTGCCACCGAAACCCCGCGCGAGACTGCCCTGGTGCAAGCGGTAGAGCAGGGCTTACAGCTACTCCAGATGCCCCTTCGGTATGGGGGTGTGCCGGGGGCTACCGACGGTACTTTTCTGTGGGCCTGGGCGGGACTGCCCATCGTGACGATTGGGCCCGGTGGCAAGACGGTTCCCCACCAGGCCGACGAATACATCGAAGTAGAGGAACTCATCGCAGCCGCCCGGCTGTATGCGGCTACCGGTGTGCTGATGCTCACCTAG
- a CDS encoding metallophosphoesterase translates to MRKLPWLLLFCFLSAFAQRLAVIGDWGAESPHRPLIAGAMNAQHRQNPLEALLTVGDNFYPSGEPILRYVSDLPPVRIFPAFGNHDVPALNKQLEFFRVERPYYSVRVENIEVFVLYSEDFSQAQRRWLEAALSTSRAPWKIVALHRPLYSSGLHGGARSLRQTLEPLLTQYRVSLVLAGHEHSYERLEANGIVHIVTGGGGAWLRGFASVHPQSKVRLQSPNFLILEATAERLRVVAYNEKNTAIDQVEIKK, encoded by the coding sequence ATGCGTAAACTGCCCTGGCTGCTGCTCTTTTGCTTCCTGAGCGCTTTTGCCCAGCGGCTGGCGGTGATTGGGGACTGGGGTGCAGAAAGCCCGCACCGCCCCCTCATTGCCGGGGCCATGAATGCGCAACACCGGCAAAACCCCCTCGAGGCCTTGCTCACCGTTGGCGATAACTTTTACCCCTCGGGAGAGCCTATCCTGCGTTATGTGAGCGATTTGCCTCCGGTACGCATCTTTCCGGCTTTTGGCAACCACGATGTACCGGCCCTGAACAAGCAGCTCGAGTTCTTTCGGGTCGAGAGGCCCTATTACAGCGTGCGGGTGGAAAACATCGAAGTATTTGTGCTCTACTCGGAAGACTTTAGTCAGGCCCAGCGACGCTGGCTGGAAGCAGCTTTAAGTACCTCCAGGGCCCCCTGGAAAATCGTTGCGCTTCACCGCCCCCTATATTCCTCCGGGCTGCATGGCGGCGCCCGCAGCCTGCGGCAGACCCTCGAGCCCCTCCTTACCCAGTACCGCGTGTCGTTGGTGCTGGCCGGCCACGAACACAGCTACGAGCGGCTCGAGGCCAATGGTATCGTCCATATCGTGACCGGGGGTGGAGGCGCCTGGTTGCGCGGCTTCGCAAGCGTGCACCCGCAAAGCAAAGTACGGCTTCAAAGCCCAAACTTCCTCATCCTGGAGGCCACCGCAGAACGGTTACGAGTCGTCGCCTACAATGAAAAAAATACCGCCATTGACCAAGTGGAGATCAAGAAATAG
- a CDS encoding DNA repair protein RecO, translated as MGVVERYRLSEGLVVGRKPLPAGDVILSFVGPEGAAQAIARKALRPTGRSGRLSLFHHLKYQVYQKPGGDLPTLTQVELVGRLEGLEAPGRFPYASFLAELAFRIASPEVAGKIWPLLTSGLKGIAKHQRPRIALLWAGWRILKAAGLAPNLSGEGLCLLDGDRVERGGVYLGLDGMEALAAILRLPGSEAIAVLEENAPLERLQQALLAHARYTVGELGSAQLLAPSHAKG; from the coding sequence ATGGGGGTAGTGGAGCGCTACCGACTCAGCGAAGGACTGGTGGTGGGGCGAAAACCGCTTCCGGCAGGGGACGTAATCCTCTCGTTTGTGGGGCCGGAAGGAGCGGCCCAGGCCATCGCGCGCAAAGCCTTGCGGCCCACCGGACGCAGCGGCAGGCTCTCGCTATTTCATCACCTGAAGTACCAGGTCTACCAGAAGCCCGGCGGCGACCTGCCCACGCTTACGCAGGTTGAGCTGGTGGGGCGGCTCGAGGGTCTGGAGGCTCCGGGACGCTTTCCCTATGCCAGCTTTCTGGCCGAGCTGGCCTTTCGCATCGCCTCGCCGGAAGTAGCAGGGAAAATTTGGCCCCTGCTCACCTCGGGCTTAAAGGGGATTGCCAAACACCAGCGCCCCCGTATCGCCCTCCTCTGGGCCGGGTGGCGCATACTTAAAGCGGCGGGGCTGGCCCCCAACCTGAGCGGCGAGGGGCTTTGTTTACTGGATGGCGACCGGGTGGAGCGCGGGGGAGTGTATCTGGGGTTGGACGGGATGGAGGCCCTGGCCGCCATTTTACGGCTGCCTGGAAGTGAGGCTATAGCCGTACTGGAAGAAAACGCTCCGCTGGAACGCTTGCAGCAAGCCCTGCTGGCCCACGCGCGTTATACCGTGGGGGAGCTCGGCTCAGCCCAGCTCCTGGCCCCCTCTCATGCAAAAGGGTGA
- a CDS encoding HIT domain-containing protein: MENPTVFGKIIRRELPADIVYEDEEFIAFKDIRPRSRVHILVCPKEYIPTLADYPQTEEGALKLGKLMLTANKIAQQMGLEGYFIRIHVGEKGGQEVFHVHVHLRSDA; the protein is encoded by the coding sequence ATGGAGAATCCCACTGTTTTTGGCAAAATCATCCGCCGGGAGCTGCCCGCCGATATTGTGTACGAAGACGAGGAGTTTATCGCCTTCAAGGACATCCGCCCACGCTCCAGGGTGCACATTCTGGTCTGCCCCAAGGAATACATCCCCACCCTGGCCGACTACCCCCAGACCGAGGAGGGGGCCCTGAAACTGGGCAAGCTGATGCTGACCGCCAACAAAATTGCCCAGCAGATGGGCTTGGAGGGCTACTTCATCCGTATCCACGTGGGAGAGAAAGGTGGGCAGGAGGTTTTTCACGTGCACGTGCATCTGCGTTCGGATGCTTGA